Genomic window (Capricornis sumatraensis isolate serow.1 chromosome 1, serow.2, whole genome shotgun sequence):
AAGTTCTTAAAAACAATtgtagatttaaaaacaaaatttaaaggtACAGAGCACATTCTATAGTGTAGAACTAACAGGTTACTACTGCTTTGCCTTATCACACATGGCTAAGCCAAAGATTTCCTCAAACCTCTCCTTTTCCCTGTATTTCTTGTTCCTCTCAACTCCACCAAAGCCTGAGGTGCTACATTCTTAAAAACTGCTGTAGGGACACAACTGCTGGCTTTTTGCTGTAGGCCATACTCTCTCCCTCAAAGTGCTCAGGTTAATTCTTCTAAACCATGTTGTAGTCTACACCAGCTTGAATCTTCATTCCACATTATTATTAAAGTTGACTATCCCTAAGATAATATATGAAACAGAGGAGAGTGGGAAAAAGGTAGTTACTTCTATTCATTCTTAAAGAGTTTTCCTATCTTTTGATGTATAGGCAAGATCCAAGAGAGATGTATTTATTCATTGCCGATAAACAGGGACTAACTAttcagatgaagaaagtgaggagTAAAATAAGGGCAATGCCGAGTGCaagaaaacacattattttttcttcttttgcaggCATATTCATAGATTTCATCTAACCTAGTCTTGTAACACCACAGGCAAAAGAATACAATCAATGTGAAAAGCAAAGAGTAGTTCATTTGGCAGATGTCTCACTTTGTTTGATGCTTGTGATCTCTGGATCGAATTCTGCTCTATTAAAATGAAGGGTAGTCAGGCATATGAAAAAATAACTTCATTAAGATTATTAAACTTACATGAAGATTAAAGATTAGTATTTGCCCTATTAAAATGTGAGATTTCTCCATGCTCTCAGGGTGCTATTGACAGGAGGTAAAATTTCATAcagattatgattttaaaaaataacccaaaGGCTCTACAGTTTAAAGCAGAAGTTTGTCAAAATGTTCCACCCACCAGAAACCTGGAAGCCTGTTCCTGTTTCTCCAGTTCAATGGTAGGGAAGAGCCCACAGGCCCCGCTGCAGCTGGTAACCCCCCAGTACAATTGCAGCAGTCTTGACACTAGTATTCTCTCCTCCACCAAAGCAGAACACAGGTCCTCAGACTAGAACACTGATTCTCGTGACAGGAGCCCCAATTCAGGTACCTCTCCCTGTCCAGGCCTTGCTACCTCTCCCTGTCCAGGGCTTGCAACACTGCGGTGCTCATCCTGACAACTCCAGAGACGACCCATGGTGGGCTTTTTAGGCCGGGCACTTGTGGGATACTGAGAACACTGTTAGCCTTGTGCTTCCCACACGTGGACTTACACACACGAGGGAACATGGTTTGTGCTTTCTATAAAACTTACTTTAAGCTTTTTTATCATGGAATGTGAAACACTTGTCACATATATGTTCTCAGACATGCCTACCCAACCTACACTGGAAAATGATAAAAGTTAAAACATACTCACAGATAAGTAACCTTAATCTTTAAATAAGGATATAAAGAAAGCAaacacagatgaataaataacatttaagcTGCAACACAAGCTAGACCTACCTGGTTCTTTGAACCTAAATAAAGGCTAcatgtaaaatatgtaaatataaatgtattttccttACTAGTCatagcaaaatttaaaaagaggaattATGTAAGAGTTATGTATCAAGAAAGGGAAAGGTGTGAACTAGCAGATATATCAGCAACCAAAAGGCACTAATCAAAACATAAATTTCAGAAGCTGATTATATTAAGGAATACCCTACAGTATCACTAAAACAAAAAAGTGAGTTATTAGTGAACACTCCACTTACAGAGGTACAGGCGACACTGATATACTGAAAAATTATCCCGACAAGTTTGTCCAGAGGCAATAAAAAAAGTAAACACTCCTTTATCCAGCAGCACTAGGGTACAAGGTGAATTTACCAGGGCAAATACAAGTCTCCAATAAAGACGCAGTTATCTACTCTCGCTCTGTGCTGCTGCCGAGACCACTGACCACTGTACTTCCCTCACTGAGCGGGTTCACTCTCTGTAAACTgtcgggggggcggggggcgcgtgGCTCCATTATCGGGGAAACAGTTACAATCCAGGGCTTCTCTGAGGAGAAGGCACTGCACCTACACTAGCAAGAATCTGAGGTCACTGTGCTTTGTCGGATTTATTCTAGCATCCCTCTACCCAAACACACTATAAATCCAGGTAGCCAAATCGAACCTCAGTCATTACGTAAATTAAGGTTACTGGTTTAAGTTAGGTCTCAGATTATGGTCctccctccaaaaaataaagtgcatGAGGTGAGAAATGATGCAGATATATCAAACCTTTGTGTTTACTTCTGAACAAAAGCCTACATGCCAATGGTTAAGGCCATTAGTTACCAGACAAACGGGGTGCTTAACCCAAAACAAAAGGCTAAACCCTATCTTTTATAAAGGATTTGAGAaggaaacaaatacataaaattatatcaaTTCACATAACATTCCTTTAAAGGTGAATCAGTAGTTTAAAGCCTTATTCCCAGCATTGGAGAGAgaagtttaaataaaaacatttatatgaCAACATGAATAATGGTGTGCGACTCAGCACTGACAAAGTCTATCAATAATTTTGAACCTTAGCTAAATTCTGTTCTGCAGTCAAAGTAACTGAAAGTAACTCTTCCATCAGAGGTGAGAGTTTGaccaaaaaaacacaccaaattaGGAGAAGTTAGCTTAATGGAGGAAAAGGGGGTTTGCAGCCCTGAGTTAAGCCAACCAAGAAAACCAAGCATAGTGATTAAAAGATTACTTCTTACATAATCCAGCTTCACACCTAACTAGTACAGAAGAGTTTCTCTATATGCCAACCGACTAGGTTCCAGCTTTTTACCTTTAATTGCTGCAACAAGGCTTTTTAGCATCAAAACAAACTCCATTCCTCTCTACATTGCGATACCATCATTTCCAAGGGACTGGTGTGAATTTTAACTACTTCTGCCGAGTTTTTGAAAAATGAGCTTCGAGAATAAAATTCTGATGAATTATTAGTATTAGAGCTTTTGTTATTAGTGAACACAAAGTCTGAAAATAAAACTCTGGAGCATTTAGTTTAggtattttagtatatttaaacACAACTACTATTTAGTGAATCATTCTCTGGATCCAGGCCTTCAAATCTGGGGCACAGTCCCACTTGTGCACACCATGGCAATAAGCCTCAAAGTGAATTAAGCTGACAAAAGATCAAAATAGGAATATGTTAAGTGTTCAAACAAAGAATAGGTGAATAATTAAAGCAATGTGAGAGAAGACAAATCAAGGGGAAAACCAGTCTCTCTGAATGGTAGGTGGGCCAACACACAAATAGGAGTAAGTCCTATCTCTGACGTCTGCTCAGGCTAATGTCAACATTAAAAGGACAAGCAACTGAACACCCAGCTAATGAGAAATCTTATGAATACTGAAGCCTAGGGCTGCTACACCCAGGTACTTCTCAGCATCTCATCTAGTAGTTTTTCCGACTTCTTCAGAAAATCTTGTCCTGGCGGGTCTCTGTAGTCACATAATTTAACAGCAATGGTCTTTAAACATCTCTCAACCCAAACTGGGAAATGCAGAGGTGTCACTGCTAAATACCTGTGTGGTCATTTTCAGCCATCATACCTCAGATGAAAATGACACAGGGGAGTACAGCGTAAACAAAGTAGTGCCTAACTTTTTAACAGCTAATAATATAGCAGGTCTACAGGGTGGTGAAGAATGAAAGTAACCTGTACTGCGTGATCTCTAACGAGAGAGGATCCACAAAACTCAATATAGAGAAGATAACAATGGACCGAGAAATGTAGAGACTTAAAGGTTCTAACCACCCTGGACAAGACTTTCAAGCCCCTACTCAGCCTCAGGTTAGAGAACTGAGTAGCAACCTTCCTCCTCAATTCTTAAAATGTGAAATTTCATCAAGCAACAGGGCCCTGTTAATTACTTCATGTGCCATCCCTAAGAGTTAGGGCTTTGTGACCCAGGCCAGCCTCTTTCTGCAAAAAGACAATGGCGCCTTTGAGCCAAGTGAAAAAGAAGCCTTGGGAGATCAGATCTGCTGGACCGAGGCCAAAGGACACGGCAGCACGGCTACTGCTTGATGCTTCTCTAACCAGAAGATACGAGTGATAACCTCACTAGGAAAGACAGGCTGGGGGAAAGATTGGCTCTGCTGTTTCAAAAGCCACTTACTATCTCAGGGTAGAAGGACAAAATATTCTTCAACAGGGAAATGAGACGTCCCACAAGGGAACCCATAATCATTCTGCATGCCTGGGCAAcaagctcttctcatcagatctTGAGACTAAGACTGCCCGAGAGGACAAAATCTAAGAACTGGGGATACCAGATGAGACAGTATTTTTCTCCACCTTTGAATACCAGTGTCCTCACTTCATTCTGACTCTTAGCTAACTATTTCAGTCAATCACTCTTAGCCAGTTCTCAACCTTAGCTTGAgccaataagaaaatatatacatgttaaCATCTAGGTATCAATGTCATCACTTAGGACCCATTTAGTGTAAAGTATGACTATTTTGCTAGCTTTACGAGAGACTATGTATCATTCCATGATCATTCTAACGAAGTAAAGACTGAAGAATGGTCCCTTGAAATGAAGCGGCAATCAGGAATTCACATACAAGCACATTATCTATTACTGGGAAGCAATAAAAAGGGCAAGCTTCAGGGACTTCAGTCTAAATAAAGTGATGTTTACACTGGCAAGAATAAACAATCCTAATGGATATGCTAATAACCATTCCTTATTTACAAACATTAGTACTCTAAACTTGGCCTACTGCTATATACACACAAGTAAGACACAAGATGATGTATGTTATGTACCATACTAAGACAACAGCAGAGAGAAGGCAGGGGGATGCTAAGACCCCAACTACTAGGAGTCAACATTAAAcaaacggggggggggggggaatccaCTTAGACACCACCTATTCATTTATGCTTTTAACAGAAGGGATAAGAAGGCTGCTCAGCCAATATGTCAAACCTCACTGCTGAGTTACACAGCAATGtgttcaaagaaaaattttaatttctacaaCTTAATGGCAATTTGAAAAATCTAAGATCCTATTATTTCCCCAAATACCAAAAGGCTGTCTCAAAAGAAGAACAGTTcctttgagaaaagaagaggacaAACCACAAGTCCAGATTTGGACACCGGGCTTTCTGTTCTTCCCAACAGACTTTGTAACCTTGGATATGTCACAGCCTCGGCCTCCACTCGAGGACGGTCCTTACTTTCATTTGGCCCCCAGCTTATAAACcttaagaatgaaactaaaaaaatTCCGCAAGGCACTCTAATAAGCTCTCAGAAATCATACTATTcaaacacaaattattttttcaactaCAGACTCAGTCCATCACAAAGCCTCCTGGAGATGGGAAGACATTATGCTTCCTAGTAATTTCTAAAAATCAACTCTGAACTAATCAAGTCCATCATAATGAACTTAGtttacaaatacaaaaaaatttaaagtcatcATGACTGAGTTTTGATTCAAAATCTACAAAAGTATctaaaaaagtaataattttcCCCTAAAGAATACAAGGTTAATAAAatcatgcaatttaaaaaatatcagaggTTACAGAAAAGTCAAAGAAAGTAGATACAAAATTAGTTTCCTTCATCTGCCATGGAGGAAAAAGGACAGCATGCACAAAGAAGGACATCATGTGGAGAGCTTTTCTCAAACGTCTTTTGTACCCTGTGCTCATGAAGGGGAATCCACCCGTGAGAAATGGATTCTCTTCCAGGAACGCTGAAACTGGATACAAAGCCATGCCAAGACAGAGGATCCTACAATTACACAAGTCCTGGAATCTCCATAGGACACACTACTAAATCTGTAGAAGttctcttgaatatgctatccactCTACAGAAAGACTATACTGCAACCCACCAGTGGCAAAGCATGCACTCTTTTTGAGTTTTCTGTTACTGATGGCCTGTTTGCAATGAAATATCCTCATATGCTCTAAGTCACTGTAACTGTTTAAACAAAAATGCAGAGGCTGTGTACATatgttgtcttaaaaaaaaattggaaaaaaacttATGAAGGATACACATTATGATCTCAGAATGAATTTTCACTCTAAAAACTCAACTTCAATATATCACCATCTAATCAAGTGGGGCAAGCCAACACAAAAGCAGAgttaatttttcttcaaatttccGGACATATTTTCCAAATGGATCCACTCAGGAAGGTTAACGAGTTAATAAAGAATGTTAccaaatgaaaagaacaaaactagAGAATTAATGGTGTACAAGGAATCACCTGTTCAGCTTAGCTGATCAAACACTGCTTTAGGGGATGCTAATTTTCAAACTATATAAACAATCTTAACTTGGTCAGTAAATCTGGGGATCATCAGCAACGTTAACTTCATTTTCTCCCCCCCATAATCATTTACAATACAGTCATGACATACAACTTTATAAAGACAAGACTACTTGGTGATCATTTGAGTGTGGTTCACTTAAActtcagaggaggaaaaaaaagaaaagagaaaacaaaaaacagctggAACTTTTTCCCAACATTCCATATACTGGTGGTACAGGAACAGCTACAAGAAACattcctctccctttcttccaGCATACAGAATCCATAGGCTCATGCTAACAAAACGAACCTGGCAAAGGAACTTGCCCTGAAACAAGTACTCCACAAGCACGTTAGATTTTCAGTACATAATGGATTATACAATGTACAAATTCAGTTCTTTAAAATGGGAGTAGGGAttacagagacagagaaaacgTTAAAATGAGCAAGTCTTCTATTTCAGGGTAAGAAGGCCTACCAAGATTTGGCAGTGCGGACAGTGTATCTTACTCATGATACCTTAGCATATAACTCTGCTCTAAGTGCTCTATGAGAATAATTGGTCTCTCCTTACTTTGGtatggaaaattttaaaccaCATTTGCACAATTCAGTCTGTTTAAACAAGTTTTACTTCATTTAGGTTGAAAATTTACTTTCATCCATCTCTGGGAAAATAAAAGTCTTGCAAATAGATGATTTTTCTGCTAAGTAAAATTTGGCTAAAACCTACAGCGTAAACAATGCCTGAGAGATGCAACAGTTACATAAGTTTgcagggtttttgttgttgttgttgttgttttccaaaGACCAGTATTTTCTTAAGTTAGTGTCTCATCGTATCCTTAAAAGTTCATaaggagaaataaacaaacatgaaaatTCCAAGTGAACACACAGCAAAAAGTCCAATATTGAGTATTACTTTAACTTGTGGAGGTTCTTCCAACATTTGTAAACAAACAGCCTCCTCCTCCATCAGGTCTCTGAGACTCCTCTTGCTGAGGCTCTTACTTTTAAAGCCACAAAACCAATCAATGAACTTCCAGTACCGGCTTCCgttctctgcttctttctttctctctttctcacccATGAGAGCTGCCTGCCCGTTGGAATACGCATCCACGGGTGTTTCTGCCTCCGAATGACCTAAGGAAGCCACTGGGTTGCCCTCCTCTCTGCAGGTCACCAACAGATTAACATCTTCCGGCTGCAGGCCCTTGATGCTGTCCTCAGACTTTCCATTGGGGATGGCGTGGTTGATGGCCTCGCTATTCTCACTGCATCTCAGAATGCTCTTCTCTTGCATTTTGTATGGTTCATCTTTCGGGGAGCAGCTCTCCttgaccaccaggctcttcttagACCAAAAGGTGGTGGTGCGAATCTGTTCCTTTGTAGGAGGTGGTGTGAGAAGGCTAACAATTACAGTAATGAGTCCTGTGATCCAAAACAACGCTGTGGCCACATACATGTAATGGATGTCTTTAATGAAGACTGGCCTGTTATCAGGTTGGTCACATTCCGGGGCACGGTAGGCAAAGGCCAGTGTCAAGCGGACTGCTCCAAGGATAAAGCCCGCCATTCCACCATAGAAAGCCCCTTGTTCATTGCAGCGCTTCCAGAAAATCGCCAGAAGGAACAGGGCTGCAACTGGGGGCGTCAGGTAGTCAGCTACCTCCTGGATGTAAAGGTACATCTGGCCTCCTTGCATCTCCACGATGATGGGCACCCAAGCGATGCTGATCACCACCATGAAGGCCACAAATATCCTGCCCACGATCATTAGTTCCCGGGAGCTGGCGCTCTTGCGGATGAGTTTGTACACGTCGAGGGTGAATATGGTGCTGGCGCTGTTGAAGATGGAGTCCAAGTCACTCATCAGAGCGGCGATCATCACGGCCATCATCAGGCCCCGGAGGCCCACGGGAACCAGCTTCATCACCAAGCGCGGGTAGGCAATGTTAGAGCACCCGGCTCTGCTCCCACACACCTGCATGCAGTGCTCAGGGTTGATGCAAGCTATGTCATCGGCAAACAGTATCCGGGAAATCATTCCGGGGACCACTATGATAAACATTGGCAGAAGCTTCAGGAAGCCGGCCATCAGGGTAGAGCCTTTGGCGTGAGCAATGTTTTTGGCTGCTAGGACCCTCTGCACGATGACCTGGTCGGCACACCAGTACcagactgaagcaggggtctgccCGAGGATGAATCCAGGCCAAGGAACGTCTTCATCTGTTGGGTTCCGCAACATTTTCAGTGCGTCTTTCTTGGGGTGGACATTACAAGAATTTGTGTTCGAAAGGTTGTACGTCAGCAGGATGGAAGTGACATTGGGTGAGGCCAACATGTACCTTCTCTTAACTTCCTCAAACCCGCCAATCTCCATCATGCTAATCACCATAAGTGTGAGTGCCCCAACGATCATGAGCAGAGCCTGCAAGGTGTCTGTGTAGATTACTGCGACAAGGCCTCCGGTGACGGTCAGCAAAGCGGTCATGCCAATGAGCAGGATGACAGACACATAGAGGTTCCAACCCAAAGACTCCTGGATAAAGAGGGCACCCGAATACAGATCCACTGAGAGCTTGGTGAAGATATAGAGAATCAGAGACAATGCTGCGAAATAGACCTGAATCCTATGGCCACCAAATCGCTTGGACAAGTATTCAGGCATGGTGTATACCCCCGACCGGATGTAAATCGGGATGAAAACCCATCCCAGAAGTTGCAAAAGCAGCAAGGCATTGAACTCCCATGCGCCCACTGCAAATCCACTTGCCGCTCCAGATCCTGCCAGCCCAATGAAGTGCTCACTCCCAATATTGCTCACAAACAGAGAGGCACCAATTGCTACCCAGGTCATAGAGCGCCCCGCCAAGAAGTATCCACTCACGGTGCTTCTATTAGATTTCCACATGGCAAAAAACCCAATGCACATGACCAGGATAAAATACAGGGCCACTATGGCAATGTCTGCTGTCTCCAGGACAGCCCTCATGTTTG
Coding sequences:
- the SLC5A3 gene encoding sodium/myo-inositol cotransporter, with product MRAVLETADIAIVALYFILVMCIGFFAMWKSNRSTVSGYFLAGRSMTWVAIGASLFVSNIGSEHFIGLAGSGAASGFAVGAWEFNALLLLQLLGWVFIPIYIRSGVYTMPEYLSKRFGGHRIQVYFAALSLILYIFTKLSVDLYSGALFIQESLGWNLYVSVILLIGMTALLTVTGGLVAVIYTDTLQALLMIVGALTLMVISMMEIGGFEEVKRRYMLASPNVTSILLTYNLSNTNSCNVHPKKDALKMLRNPTDEDVPWPGFILGQTPASVWYWCADQVIVQRVLAAKNIAHAKGSTLMAGFLKLLPMFIIVVPGMISRILFADDIACINPEHCMQVCGSRAGCSNIAYPRLVMKLVPVGLRGLMMAVMIAALMSDLDSIFNSASTIFTLDVYKLIRKSASSRELMIVGRIFVAFMVVISIAWVPIIVEMQGGQMYLYIQEVADYLTPPVAALFLLAIFWKRCNEQGAFYGGMAGFILGAVRLTLAFAYRAPECDQPDNRPVFIKDIHYMYVATALFWITGLITVIVSLLTPPPTKEQIRTTTFWSKKSLVVKESCSPKDEPYKMQEKSILRCSENSEAINHAIPNGKSEDSIKGLQPEDVNLLVTCREEGNPVASLGHSEAETPVDAYSNGQAALMGEKERKKEAENGSRYWKFIDWFCGFKSKSLSKRSLRDLMEEEAVCLQMLEEPPQVKVILNIGLFAVCSLGIFMFVYFSL